The Polyangium aurulentum genomic interval ATCTGGTCGAGCTTCGGCCCGGGTGACTGACCGTCGGCCCAGTTGATCTTCGTCGCTTCCTCGAGCTTCGCGTGCGTGTCGCGCAGGAGCCGCCGGTTCCAGACGAAGGAGCTGATGCTCGGGATCGAGATGATCAGGCCGAGCACCGCCGCCGTGGCCGCCACGGCGATGCGCATGATCTTCTGCCGCTTCATCTCGGCCGCGCTGCGCGCCGCGACGTCGCCGTCGGGGAAGACGACGTTCATGAACACGTCGTGCAGGAAGTAGCTCTTCGACTCGGTGACCTGCTGCGCGGCGGTCTCCGGCGGGCGGATGCCCATCGCGTAGCCCATGCGCGCGAGCACGCGATCGAGCGGCCTGCCCTCCTGCGTCCCGCTCGTGAAGTAGAAGCCGCGGAACAGCGGCGTGCCCTGGAACGCGTTGATCTGGAAGATCGTCTGCACCAGCTCGGTCATGTTCCGCTTGATGCCGGCGAACTCGAGCGGGAACTGGTAGATGCGCTCGCGCGCCTCGCGGTTGCGCTCCTGCGCGCAGCGCTTGAGGGCGCGGGCGTGCACGCGCTTGACGAGCACGTCGAGCTCGCGCTCGAAGAGCATGCCCGGGTTCGACTTGTCCTCGTTCAGCTTGACGGTCGCGCCCCAGGCCTGCGCGCGGTCGCTCTTGCGAAGGTCGCCGAAGAACTCGACGAAGCCCGCGACCAGATCGCACTTGGTGAAGAGCAGGTAGACGGGCACCACCATCTGAAGCTGCGTCATCACCTCGTCGATGCGCGCGCGCAGCTTCTTGCCCGTCGACTCGATCTGCTGCTCGCTCGCGTCGATGATCTCCGCGATGCTGATCGCGACGAGCACGCCGTTGATGGGGCGGCGGGTGCGGTACTTCTTCAGCATCTGGAGGAACGCGATCCACTCGTCGTGATCCTCGGCCTCGGTCGTGTAGCGGCCGGCGGTGTCGAGGAGGATCGCTTCGTTCGTGAACCACCAGTCGCAGTTGCGCGTGCCGCCGACGCCGCGCACGCCGCCGCCGCTGCGAGGATCGGCGAACGGGAAGACCAGGCCCGAGTGCTTGAGGGCCGTCGTCTTGCCCGCGCCGGGCGGTCCGATGATCACGTACCAGGGCAGCGAGTAGAGCGCCGCTGCGCCGCTGCGCCTGCCCTTGCCGAGCTTCGACGTCTTGAGGGCGCTGATGCCGGTCTGGACCTGCTTCTGCAGCTCCTGGATCTCGGCGCGCCGCTCAGGCCGCGCGTTGAGCGCCTGCTGGGCGCCCTGCTGCGCGATGGCCTTCTCGAGCGCCGTCGCCGCGCGGCTCGCGCGGATGCGGCCCCAGAGCAGCCTCACCACGTTCGCCAGCACGATGGCCACCGTGCCGGCGATCGGGATCCACAGCGAGAGATCGAAGATGAACCAGAGCGCCCAGACGATCAGCGCGAGGAGCGCAGATAAGACCCACCACACGGGGTCGACCATATCAAAGATCCAGCGCTCCCGTGGCGGATCCCGCCCATGAGGGGGCGGCTCGCAAGGACGGCGCCTAGTCTTCGTAATCTTCAGGTTCGAGGTGCGCGTCCGGCTCCATCCCGGCCGCGATTCGGCGGGCGCGGATCGTGTCGACCACGATGTCGACCACCTCGATGTGCGTCGACGGCGCGTAGAACTCCTCGTCCGACACCGGAGGAAGCTGTGCGAGCCGCTCGGCCACCGCCGCGCGATCGTCCTCGTCCAGCTCGAAGAACGCCGGGCCGACGTCCTCCTCCGGATCCGGCATCTGCGCCTCGCGCGCCTGCGCCTCGCGGGCCTCGCGCTCCTCTGCGCCTGCGCCCGCGCCCGCTTCCTCGTCGTCCTCGTCCTCCTCGCGCGCCGGGATCTCGGGCGGGAGAGGGGGCGGGGCGGGGCGGCGCAGCGAGCGCGTCACCAGCTCGATCGGTCGCAGCACCATGTAAACGGCCTCGAGCTCGAGCCGCCACGCGTTCGGGTTGCCTTCCTCCTCGGTGCGCCACCAGCTTTTGTGGCGTCGTCGCACGACCTCGCCGAGGTACGCGCCCACGGTCTGCGCGAGCAAGGGCAGCGTCTCGGGGCGCTCACGCCCGGCCTTTCGGCCCTCTTCGACGTAGTGATCGACGAGCGACAGCGTCTCGGGCTCGTAGTCGAGCCGCACGCCGAGCGAGCGCTCGACGAAGCGGACGCACGCCTCGGCGAGATCTCGGACCGCTTGCGGGGCCTCCTCGATGGTCGGCTCGGGCCCTCGCTTGCCCGCCCCGTTGCTCCCTGCGCCGTTCGATTTCCCGTTCGTCCGCTCCACGATCTACCTTTCCCTTCTTCGCCCTCGCGCCTGAGCGCCCACCGCGCGCGATCGCGGCTCGGAAGCGTTTGCGACCTACCTCGCGAAACCTCGCCTCGAGGGACCTGGTTTGTGACGTAAATGTCCGGTTTAACAGGAGAATTTTTTTGTCCGAAAAGGCTACCGTTACGGCAGATGCCTCGTGCTACCCTGCGGCCCTCACGCATATGCGGATTGGAGTCTTCAGCGACACGCACGCCAACTACGAGGCGCTCAGCGCTGTGCTGGAGGCGTACCGGCGCGAGCGCATCGACGTCTACTACTGCCTGGGCGACACGGTGGGATATGGTGGATCCCCCAACGAGTGCGCCGATCTGATCCGGAAGATCGCCAAAAAGACGATCCTCGGGAACCATGATGCGGCAGTCGCAGGGCGAATGGACTACTCGTATTACTACGAGGCAGCCCGCCAGGCCCTGGACACCCACGCGGCGATGCTCTCTCCCGAAAACGCCGCCTGGCTGCGCAGCCTGCCGTATCAGGAGAAGCTGCCAGAGATCGGTCTCGATCTCTGTCATGGTTCGCCTGTTCGCCTCGAGGAGTTCGAGTACATCTTCGCCCCGGAGCAGGCACGCGAGTGTCTGCCTATCTATGGCGAGCTCGGGCACCTGACGCTCATCGGTCACTCGCATCTCTGTAAGGTCTTCGCGCTCACGCCGACGACCGTGGAGGAGCTGCCGGCCGTCGATTTCACCCTCGAGACGAACAAGAAGTACATCGTCAGCGTCGGCTCGGTCGGGCAGCCTCGGGACTACGACAACCGAGCGAGCTACACGATCTACGACAGCGACACGAAGCGCTTCGAGTTCAAGCGAGTCGAGTACGACATCGAGACTGCCGCGGAGAAGGTCCTCCGCGCCAAGCTCGAGCGCAACTTCGCGCATCGCCTGTACATCGGCGTCTGACCGCGCCAACGAGCCGTGAGGCACGGACCGCGAAACCCGCGCGTCCGTGCCTTCGCTTTTGCTCGCGTCGCTCGTCAGGAGCGGCGGCGTGAGGCTCTGGCGCGCGCGTGGATCACGAGAACGCTCGCGTCGCGATCGGGCGCGGTGCGGTCGAAGTCGCCCCACTGCTCGGTGATCTCGAAGCCGTTGTAGTGCAAGAGCGCCTCGAGCTCCTGCGGGTAGAACTGCCGGTGCGCGAGCGGCGTCATCCACGAGTCGGCGCCGGACACGGGCAGGAACTCCATGGCCACGAACAGGATCTGTCGGATCTTGTCGTAGTCGAACCGCTCGGTGTAGCGCACCATCTCGCCGCGCCCGTCGGCGGTGGGGTAGCGGAAGCGTGGCGCGGCGAAGGCGCGGGCCGGGTCGCGTGCCAGCTCCGCGGGCTCGGGGATCGAGACGTCGAAGACGAGCTCGCCGCGCGGCGCGAGGTGCTCGCGCGTGCGGGTGAGGAAGCGTTCGACGTCCTCGCGCGTGTACAGGTGCAGGAACGCGTTGAAGGGGCAGATGACGAGCGGGAAGCGCCGCCCGATCTTGACGCTCCGCATGTCGCCGCGCCGGACCGAGACGCGCGCGCGCACGTCCTCGGGCTCGTCGCGCAGGCGCGCGCGCAGATCGGAGAGCATCTCGTCGGACAGGTCGACGCCCGTCACCTCGACGCCGTGCCGCGCAACGGGCAGCGTGATGCGCCCGTTGCCGCAGCCCATCTCGAGCACCGGGCCGCCACGCGCAGCCGCGAGGTCGACGTAGTAGCGGACGTCCTCGAGGCGCGAGCGGTAGGTCTTGGTGTAATAGGCAGGATCGTCGTAGTGCGCCGATGTCCCGGCCTGAAGCTCGGGATCGTGGCGCCTACGCTGCGGAGGCGTCTTCAGCGGTCGAGGGCCGCCTGAGCGCGCAGCCACTCGTTCACCACCTCGGACGAGTTGCGGTGGAAGTGCACCTTGCCGGCCGCGATCTCGCGCAGGCTGGTGACCGCCGGCTTGTTCTTGGTCTTCACGAGGGGCTCGATGCCCTTCATGAGCTGGCGGGTGCGGTTCGAGGCCAGGACCACGAGCGCGAACCGATTTTCCTCGCGCTCCAGGCAATCTTCGACGGTGACGCGTGCCATAGGGGGGCCGAAGCCTAGCGCTCCCGGTCTGTCCACGCAACTCGGGCGATCACGCCTCGACGACGGTGCCGATGTTCTCGCCCTTGCACACGCGCAGGATGTTCCCGCGCGTCGTCAGCTTGAAGACCCTGATCGGCAGCTTGTTCTCGCGGCAGAGCGTGACCGCGGTCGCGTCCATCACGCCGATGCGATCGACGAGGAAGCGCTCGTAGGAGAGCTTCGTGAACATCTGCGCGTCCTCGTGGCGCGCCGGATCGCGGTCGTAGATGCCCTCGACCTTCGTGGCCTTGAAGAGGGCCTGCGCCTGGATCTCCATCGCGCGCAGCGCGGCGGCCGTGTCCGTCGAGAAGTAGGGGTTGCCCGTGCCGGCCGCGAAGATGACCACGCTGCCCTTGTCGAGGTGGCGCATGGCGCGGCGGCGGATGTAGGGCTCGGCGACCTGGCGGATCTCGATCGCCGTCATCACGCGCGTCGCGACGCCCGCCTTCTCGAGCGCGTCCTGCAGCGCGAGCGAGTTGATCACCGTCGCGAGCATGCCCATGTAGTCGCTCTGCGACCGCTCCATGCCCTGGCTCGCGCCCTTCAGCCCGCGGAAGATGTTGCCTCCGCCGACCACGATGCCGACTTGCACGCCCATGCGCGACAGCTCGGCGATCTCTGCGGCGACGCGCTGGAGCGTCTCGGGGTTGATGCCGAAGTTGCCCTCGCCGCAGAGGGCCTCGCCGCTGATCTTGAGAACGATCCGGCGATACTTGAGGCCGGGCGCCGGGTGCGGTGGAGGAGGTAGGACCGAGTCGTGGCGGGTCACGCGGGCCTAGTAGCCGCGGCTCGCGCCGCACGCAACGCGTCCGCGCGAGGAACCGCGTTTCCACAGCCTTTCGGTGCGTCCGGGGCGCCGTGAGACTGGAAAACCGAGGCAGCCTGCTCCCCGCGCCGGGCGTCCGCACCCCGCCGGACGTCCGCCCTCGCGCAAACCATGCTAGACCGGCGCGCGATGCTCGAAGGCAAGGCTCCTTTCCTGCGCTCGGCGCTCGCCGCCTTGGCCATCGCGCTCGCCGGCTGCAACGACAAGGCAGTGCAGCCGCAGCCGGCGGACGCAGGCCCTCAGGCCGCGGGTCTCACGCCCGAGCAGGCTTCGCGTGTGCTCGCCAAGGTCGGTGACAAGGTCATCACCCTCGGCGACTTCGCCGCCACGCTCGAGCGGATGGATCAGTTCGACAGGCTTCGCTACCAGACGAAGGAGCGACGGCGCGAACTGCTCGACGAGATCATCGACGTGGAGCTTCTCGCGGCCGAGGCGCGCAGGCGCGGGCTCGACAAGCAGCCGGAGACCGAAGAGGCGATCCGTCAGATCCTCCGCGAGGCGATGCTCGCGCGAGCGCGCCAGGGGCTGCCCTCGCCGGGCGAGATCCCCGCGACCGAGGTGCGCGCCTACTACGAGGCCAACGCGGACAAGTTCCACGAGCCCGAGCGCCGACGCGTCGCGGCCATCGTGCTGAACGACCGCAAGACGGCCGAGCGCGTGCTCAAGGACGCGGTGAAGGTGAAGACGCCCGCGGAGTGGGGAGAGCTGTTCGCCAAGCACTCGGTCACGGCGCCGAAGGTGAAGCCGCCCGCGGCGCCGGCCGAGCTCGCAGGCGATCTCGGCGTGGTCGGCCCGCCCGAGGACGCGCGCGGCAAGAACCAGAAGATCCCCGAGCCGATCCGCGCCGCCGTCTTCCGCATCGGCAACGTGGGCGACGTGCTCGATCAAGTCGTGGAGGCCGAGGGCAAGTTTTACCTCGTGCGCATGAACGGCATCACGGCCGCGCACCACAGGAGCCTCGAGGAAGCAGACCGCTCGATCCGCGTGGCGATCCTCCAGCAGAAGATGCAGGAGCGCGAGAAGGCGCTCGAGACCGAGCTGCGCAAGAAGTTCCCCGTCGAGATCGACGACGCCGCGCTCGCGAAGGTGAAGGTCCCCGAGGGCGTGAAGGGCTTCGAGGGATCCGAAGCGAGCCCCTGGGCCCTGCCCGGCTACGCGCCTCCGGGCACCGAAGGCGCGCCCGACGCCGGCGCGCCCGCGGACGCCGGCAAGAAATGATTCTGCAGAGCATCGAGAACGCGTCGCGAGCGCCACGAAGCTAGGGAGGCCGACGCAGCGATACTCCAGTATCGCGAGGGGGCACGACCGACGATTCGGGGCGCGCAGCAGCGCTATCGATGCTCTGCGCGGGGCAGGCTGTGCACGACGCGGAAGCCGAGGTTGCTCGCGCGCGTCAGCGCGAAGAAGCGCGTGCGTGAGGCGCTGCGCGTGTACTCGGGCGTCGTCGACCATCCGCCCGAGCGCAGGACGCGCCACTCCGAGGCGTCGCGCTGCGTGTACGCGATCGGCTCGGGCTCGGCGCTCGTCTCGGACCACGTTCGCTCGCCGTAGACGTCTGCCACCCACTCGCGCACGCCGCCGGCCATGTCGCGCACGCCGTAGGGCGACTCGTCGATCGGGAAGGTGCCGATCGGCTCGGGCTGCGGCAGGTAGGGGCGCGAGGCGCGCATCAAGCAGAAGGTGGGATCGAAGTGATCGCCCCACGGGTGCACGCGACCGTCGGTGCCGCGCGCGGCCTTCTCCCATTCGAGCTCGGTGGGCAGCCTGATCTCGAAGCCCTCGCGCTCGCTCCGCCACGCGCAGTAGGCGGCCGCGTCGAACCAGTCGACGAGCACGACGGGCACGTTCCAGAAGTAGCCCTCCTCGTAGGGGAAGCGCTTGCGCGCGTCGCCCTCGATGAGCGCGGGGCTCGGCTCCCAGCGGCCCTCGGCGTTGCGCCGAACGACGTTGCCCTCGGAGCTGCCCCGCGGCGCGCGCATCATCGCGAGCGCCTGCGAGCGCGAGCCGTAGTCGTCGAGGAACGCGCAGTACTGCCGGAAGGTGACAGGGAAGCGCGAGATCGCGAAATCGGGGACGTGCGGCTCGGCGCGGGTGAGCGAGTCGGGCGCGTCTTCGTCGCCGCCTGCGACGAAGGTCCCGCCGGGCACGTACACGAAGTCGGGGCCGATCTCCTCGTCGGTGTAGAGGTTGATCTGCGCGTGGTGGTGCGTGCCGCGCCGCAGGAGCACGGGGTAGCTCGTGTCGCGGTAGCCCGGGCGGCGCAGCACGAGCAGGTAGGTGCCCGGGTTGAGCCGCACCTCGCGCAGCGGCGTGCGCCCGAGATAGCGCTCCTCGCTCGCGACGAGCACGCGATCCTTCTCGACGTACTGATAGGCGAGCACGCGCGCGCCGGGCGGGTTCGACTCGACCGTGAGCGCCGCGTCCGCGCGCAAAAGGGCCGCGTACTTGCCCACGTCGAACTCGGAGACGAGCGCCTCGTAGTAGACGCGGCTCGCGTGGCGGCGCTCCTCGTCGGCCATCACCGCGCGTGACCAGTACAGATCCGCGAGGCCCGAGCGCGCCTCGACGAGGTCCGGATCGTAGGCGAGCGCGCGCGTGTACAGATCGATCGCCTCTGCCATCGCGCGCGCTTGCTCGCGCGCCACGCTCGACGCGCGATCCTCGAGCGCCCACGCCGGGCGCTTGCGGTCGACCGAGTCGTACGATTTGACGTCGGCGAGCAGCCTTCGCGCCTCGGCCGTGAGGTGTGCTCGCTCGATGCGCAGCGCCTTGTCACGCTCGACGGGCTCCTTGGCCAGCTCGCAGAGAGAGCGCGCCTCCTCGCGGCGCCGCGCGCGCTCCTTGGCGCCTTCGAGGAACGCCTCGGCCTCGGCCGCGACCACGCCCGCGGACGGCGGGCGCTTGGCCGCGTCCTTCGACAGCATGGCCATGCACAGGTCCTCGAGCACGAGAGGACAGCTCGGCGAGATCGATCGCGGCGGCTTCGGCTCGCGCGTCTGCGTCGCGAGGATCACGCCGAGCACCGTCGGCGCGTCGAACGGGTGCTCGCCCGTGAGCATCTCGTAGAGCACCACGCCGAGCGCGAAGATGTCGGCGCGGTGATCGATCTTCGGCCGCTCTCCGCGGATCTGCTCGGGCGCGATGTAGCCAGGGGTCCCCGACAAACCGCTCGGCGAGCCGTCGCGGTGCCAGTCGAAGGCGTGGTCCGTGGGCATGGAGAGCGGCGCGTCGCTCTCGGTCGTGCCGAGCACGCGCGAGTTGCCCCAGTCGGACAGGTACACCTCGCCCTCGTCGCCGAGCAGGATGTTCTCGGGCTTGATATCGCGGTGGATGACGCCGCGCCGGTGCGCGTACGCGAGCGCGCGCGAGATCTGGACGAAGGCGCCGACGAGGCGCACGAGCGGCCATTGCCTGCGCAGGTCGGGCTGCGTGAGCACGTCTTGCAGGCTCTGCCGCTTGACGATGCGCATCGTGTAGTAGGGGCGCGCGTCGGGCAGCCGGCCGATGTCGTAGACGGGGATGATGTTCGGGTG includes:
- a CDS encoding peptidylprolyl isomerase codes for the protein MLEGKAPFLRSALAALAIALAGCNDKAVQPQPADAGPQAAGLTPEQASRVLAKVGDKVITLGDFAATLERMDQFDRLRYQTKERRRELLDEIIDVELLAAEARRRGLDKQPETEEAIRQILREAMLARARQGLPSPGEIPATEVRAYYEANADKFHEPERRRVAAIVLNDRKTAERVLKDAVKVKTPAEWGELFAKHSVTAPKVKPPAAPAELAGDLGVVGPPEDARGKNQKIPEPIRAAVFRIGNVGDVLDQVVEAEGKFYLVRMNGITAAHHRSLEEADRSIRVAILQQKMQEREKALETELRKKFPVEIDDAALAKVKVPEGVKGFEGSEASPWALPGYAPPGTEGAPDAGAPADAGKK
- the rpoZ gene encoding DNA-directed RNA polymerase subunit omega, translated to MARVTVEDCLEREENRFALVVLASNRTRQLMKGIEPLVKTKNKPAVTSLREIAAGKVHFHRNSSEVVNEWLRAQAALDR
- the pyrH gene encoding UMP kinase; amino-acid sequence: MTRHDSVLPPPPHPAPGLKYRRIVLKISGEALCGEGNFGINPETLQRVAAEIAELSRMGVQVGIVVGGGNIFRGLKGASQGMERSQSDYMGMLATVINSLALQDALEKAGVATRVMTAIEIRQVAEPYIRRRAMRHLDKGSVVIFAAGTGNPYFSTDTAAALRAMEIQAQALFKATKVEGIYDRDPARHEDAQMFTKLSYERFLVDRIGVMDATAVTLCRENKLPIRVFKLTTRGNILRVCKGENIGTVVEA
- a CDS encoding class I SAM-dependent methyltransferase, with amino-acid sequence MAARSGGPRPLKTPPQRRRHDPELQAGTSAHYDDPAYYTKTYRSRLEDVRYYVDLAAARGGPVLEMGCGNGRITLPVARHGVEVTGVDLSDEMLSDLRARLRDEPEDVRARVSVRRGDMRSVKIGRRFPLVICPFNAFLHLYTREDVERFLTRTREHLAPRGELVFDVSIPEPAELARDPARAFAAPRFRYPTADGRGEMVRYTERFDYDKIRQILFVAMEFLPVSGADSWMTPLAHRQFYPQELEALLHYNGFEITEQWGDFDRTAPDRDASVLVIHARARASRRRS
- a CDS encoding metallophosphoesterase family protein, whose product is MRIGVFSDTHANYEALSAVLEAYRRERIDVYYCLGDTVGYGGSPNECADLIRKIAKKTILGNHDAAVAGRMDYSYYYEAARQALDTHAAMLSPENAAWLRSLPYQEKLPEIGLDLCHGSPVRLEEFEYIFAPEQARECLPIYGELGHLTLIGHSHLCKVFALTPTTVEELPAVDFTLETNKKYIVSVGSVGQPRDYDNRASYTIYDSDTKRFEFKRVEYDIETAAEKVLRAKLERNFAHRLYIGV
- a CDS encoding bifunctional serine/threonine-protein kinase/formylglycine-generating enzyme family protein, which produces MKPAHTRDASAISAAAASQGQEPSVTAVPSSEEPRQLVAPEEIVARVPDARLPSLSSASFGCPEGTTREMPPSDTMRVGSMSMPLRDPAQPRDLEPRYRLGETLGIGGVGVVLSAEDRVVGRVVALKTLKDGPSASQELAERFLHEARVAGQLEHPNIIPVYDIGRLPDARPYYTMRIVKRQSLQDVLTQPDLRRQWPLVRLVGAFVQISRALAYAHRRGVIHRDIKPENILLGDEGEVYLSDWGNSRVLGTTESDAPLSMPTDHAFDWHRDGSPSGLSGTPGYIAPEQIRGERPKIDHRADIFALGVVLYEMLTGEHPFDAPTVLGVILATQTREPKPPRSISPSCPLVLEDLCMAMLSKDAAKRPPSAGVVAAEAEAFLEGAKERARRREEARSLCELAKEPVERDKALRIERAHLTAEARRLLADVKSYDSVDRKRPAWALEDRASSVAREQARAMAEAIDLYTRALAYDPDLVEARSGLADLYWSRAVMADEERRHASRVYYEALVSEFDVGKYAALLRADAALTVESNPPGARVLAYQYVEKDRVLVASEERYLGRTPLREVRLNPGTYLLVLRRPGYRDTSYPVLLRRGTHHHAQINLYTDEEIGPDFVYVPGGTFVAGGDEDAPDSLTRAEPHVPDFAISRFPVTFRQYCAFLDDYGSRSQALAMMRAPRGSSEGNVVRRNAEGRWEPSPALIEGDARKRFPYEEGYFWNVPVVLVDWFDAAAYCAWRSEREGFEIRLPTELEWEKAARGTDGRVHPWGDHFDPTFCLMRASRPYLPQPEPIGTFPIDESPYGVRDMAGGVREWVADVYGERTWSETSAEPEPIAYTQRDASEWRVLRSGGWSTTPEYTRSASRTRFFALTRASNLGFRVVHSLPRAEHR